A window of Ignavibacteriales bacterium contains these coding sequences:
- a CDS encoding alpha-amylase family glycosyl hydrolase, translating into MTLTKIVLGNENLFIQKSFPKYEFHISKEARSKYNFEDGLFEINGNVILADFYAVRIFVQKINSKREIKEHVAAGQVNAAGLMDEIYHYLFRLYELQINPGVFKKALDYLNGKLGEEKIRKVLFDFVSAFPPMEVYKGKSSTFDYLNSFSADRSNAEVTLEELILLYFANYNPSNKKLIELFDQNYFSEKELYKKTVDELDLFFQNEKKLGPDNQDVFTFLKTPIINSPDNIEAQLDFIREKYGVLLDEKFLKRILTGKDLIKEDFKLEFGGPGGAPTVVPQYKSGLYDDSISLGKSGYKYAADSYKDYEEFENFTPDSNWMPRVVMIAKNIYVWLDQLSKKYQRHIKTLDQIPDEELDQLARWNFNGLWLIGIWERSSASKKIKHIMGNIDAVSSAYSLYDYQIANDLGGELSYNNLNERARARGIRLASDMVPNHTGIFSKWVIEHPEYFIQSNHPPFPNYSFTGNNLSDDHSVQIRIEDGFWRRSDAAVVFQRIDNNSREVRYIYHGNDGTNMPWNDTAQLNMIRQEVREAVIQKIFDVARKFSIIRFDAAMTLAKKHFSRLWYPEPGRGGDIPSRSDYAMTREEFDKVFPVEFWREVVDRINNEMPDTLLLAEAFWLMEGYFVRTLGMHRVYNSAFMHMMMKEENAKYRDLISNTLEFEPEILKRYVNFMSNPDEETAIKQFGTDDKYFGVCMMMITLPGLPMFAHGQIEGYTEKYGMEYQRAYYNETPNQWLMDRHQYEIFPLMKKRYLFSQVSNFWLFDFIDGYGGINENVFAYTNTEHGERALIFYNNKYENTSGTIFRSSPKLMNNYGSKGIESRTIAEALWIKPSEKHFYIFRDHISNLEFIRTGIDIAVNGFKAELGAFKYLVYLDWREVYDEKGDWAKLAWRLGRNGVPNMQRAYDEMKMEAIHIAFEKMFDDESLNGFMKTCILEETKKTKKDRISFIDERYFNLLNTIKDHFGLDSDLKPIIEKFENSIVAVRKLNILIDDQYKLEKKSASKNIHHAIQISRNTNFHDNSIIFMLWLIISNVKELFPLEGKVNRQNYVDEMLLDSSVKKILQKLDKVNEINLLNIFINNFDQMMEVFSHEEKKDELFSLFDNEAVRIYLGVNQFENIWYYSKENFEKLLNWLFTFYGLLIMKNESYDSKTIKNLFSQSYKNYSEIIGASKKSEYKLEQFKEKLSKGKAAN; encoded by the coding sequence ATGACACTAACAAAAATCGTTCTCGGTAACGAAAATTTATTCATTCAAAAATCTTTTCCTAAATATGAATTTCATATTTCGAAAGAAGCACGCAGCAAATACAATTTTGAAGATGGATTGTTCGAGATAAACGGGAATGTTATCCTGGCAGATTTTTATGCGGTTAGAATATTTGTCCAGAAAATAAATTCTAAGAGAGAAATAAAAGAGCACGTTGCAGCCGGTCAGGTTAATGCCGCCGGATTGATGGATGAGATTTATCATTATTTATTCCGGTTATATGAACTACAAATTAATCCCGGCGTTTTTAAAAAAGCTCTCGATTATCTTAACGGCAAACTCGGAGAAGAAAAGATCCGTAAAGTTCTTTTCGATTTTGTTTCTGCTTTCCCACCGATGGAAGTGTATAAAGGTAAATCAAGCACTTTTGATTATCTGAACTCTTTTTCTGCAGATCGCTCGAATGCAGAAGTTACTCTGGAAGAATTGATTCTACTTTATTTCGCAAATTATAATCCCTCTAACAAAAAATTAATTGAACTATTCGACCAAAATTATTTTTCAGAAAAAGAACTCTATAAAAAAACAGTTGATGAACTTGATCTATTCTTTCAAAACGAAAAAAAACTAGGTCCCGATAATCAAGATGTTTTTACTTTTTTGAAAACCCCGATTATTAATAGTCCGGATAACATCGAGGCACAACTCGATTTCATCCGTGAGAAGTATGGAGTTTTACTAGATGAAAAATTCCTTAAAAGAATTCTTACAGGTAAAGACCTAATAAAAGAAGATTTCAAATTGGAATTTGGAGGACCGGGCGGAGCGCCGACAGTTGTTCCTCAATATAAAAGCGGGTTGTATGATGATTCTATTTCTCTCGGGAAATCCGGTTACAAATACGCAGCCGATAGTTATAAAGATTATGAAGAATTCGAAAATTTTACTCCCGATTCAAACTGGATGCCACGCGTAGTAATGATAGCAAAAAACATTTACGTTTGGTTAGATCAGCTTTCAAAAAAATATCAAAGACACATCAAAACTTTAGATCAAATTCCGGATGAAGAATTAGATCAACTGGCACGTTGGAATTTTAACGGACTCTGGCTTATCGGAATTTGGGAACGAAGCAGCGCATCAAAAAAAATAAAACATATCATGGGAAATATTGATGCGGTTTCTTCTGCATATTCTTTGTATGATTATCAAATCGCAAACGATCTCGGCGGTGAACTTTCCTACAACAATTTGAACGAACGCGCACGTGCAAGAGGAATCCGTCTTGCAAGCGATATGGTTCCTAATCACACAGGAATTTTTTCTAAGTGGGTGATTGAGCATCCGGAATATTTTATCCAATCAAATCATCCGCCATTTCCAAATTATAGTTTTACCGGGAATAATCTTTCTGATGATCATTCGGTTCAGATCAGAATTGAAGATGGTTTTTGGAGAAGGAGCGATGCCGCAGTTGTATTCCAGCGTATTGATAACAACAGCAGAGAGGTGCGATATATTTATCACGGTAATGACGGAACAAATATGCCGTGGAATGATACTGCTCAGCTCAATATGATTAGACAAGAAGTTCGTGAAGCTGTGATACAAAAAATATTTGATGTTGCACGGAAGTTTTCTATTATCCGATTCGATGCGGCAATGACGTTGGCGAAAAAACATTTCTCGCGTTTGTGGTATCCTGAACCCGGACGCGGAGGAGACATTCCGTCGCGATCTGATTATGCAATGACAAGAGAAGAATTCGATAAAGTATTTCCGGTTGAATTTTGGCGGGAGGTTGTTGACCGAATTAATAATGAAATGCCCGATACACTTTTACTTGCAGAAGCTTTCTGGTTGATGGAAGGATATTTTGTACGCACACTTGGAATGCACCGTGTTTACAACAGCGCATTTATGCACATGATGATGAAAGAAGAAAATGCAAAGTATCGCGATCTAATTTCCAACACGCTTGAGTTTGAACCGGAAATTTTAAAACGCTACGTAAATTTTATGAGCAATCCCGATGAAGAAACTGCGATCAAACAATTTGGAACTGATGATAAATATTTTGGTGTTTGCATGATGATGATAACTTTACCCGGTTTGCCGATGTTTGCTCACGGGCAGATTGAAGGTTATACTGAAAAATATGGAATGGAATATCAACGTGCATATTACAATGAAACTCCGAATCAATGGCTGATGGACCGTCATCAGTATGAAATATTTCCATTGATGAAAAAACGTTATTTGTTCAGTCAAGTTTCAAATTTTTGGCTCTTTGATTTTATTGATGGTTACGGCGGTATAAACGAAAATGTTTTTGCTTACACGAATACCGAACACGGAGAAAGAGCACTAATATTCTACAACAACAAATATGAAAATACATCCGGCACTATTTTCCGTTCCTCACCTAAACTGATGAACAATTACGGCAGCAAAGGAATTGAATCCCGAACCATTGCAGAAGCTTTGTGGATCAAGCCTTCAGAAAAACATTTTTACATTTTCAGAGATCATATTTCAAATTTAGAATTTATTAGAACCGGAATTGATATAGCTGTAAATGGATTCAAAGCAGAACTCGGGGCGTTTAAATATTTAGTCTATTTGGATTGGCGAGAAGTTTACGATGAAAAAGGTGATTGGGCTAAACTTGCATGGAGACTTGGTCGTAACGGCGTGCCGAATATGCAGCGTGCTTATGATGAAATGAAAATGGAAGCCATTCATATTGCGTTTGAAAAAATGTTTGATGATGAATCGTTGAATGGATTTATGAAAACTTGTATTCTGGAAGAAACTAAAAAAACGAAAAAAGACAGAATTAGTTTTATTGATGAAAGATATTTCAATTTATTAAATACAATTAAAGATCATTTCGGATTAGATTCTGATCTCAAACCGATAATTGAAAAATTTGAGAATTCGATTGTGGCTGTCCGCAAATTAAATATTTTGATTGATGATCAATATAAGTTAGAAAAAAAATCCGCATCTAAAAATATTCATCATGCAATTCAGATATCACGCAATACTAATTTTCATGATAACTCGATCATCTTTATGCTGTGGCTGATTATTTCGAATGTGAAAGAGTTGTTCCCGTTGGAAGGAAAAGTAAATCGGCAAAATTATGTTGATGAAATGCTTCTTGATTCATCTGTCAAAAAGATTCTGCAAAAGTTGGACAAGGTCAATGAGATAAATTTGCTGAACATATTCATAAATAATTTTGATCAGATGATGGAAGTATTCAGTCATGAAGAGAAGAAAGATGAACTCTTTTCCTTATTCGATAACGAAGCTGTTAGAATATATCTCGGTGTAAATCAATTTGAAAATATCTGGTATTACAGTAAAGAAAATTTTGAAAAACTGCTTAATTGGTTATTTACATTTTATGGTTTGCTGATAATGAAAAATGAAAGTTATGATTCGAAAACTATCAAAAATTTATTTAGTCAATCTTATAAAAATTATTCTGAAATAATTGGAGCATCAAAGAAATCAGAATACAAATTGGAACAATTCAAAGAAAAGTTAAGTAAGGGGAAAGCGGCTAATTAA
- a CDS encoding DUF1684 domain-containing protein, translating to MKRKIKICHSDPDLSGEESRSLFVRKILRRYTPQSDIITYLIMIIFLFLISCGKNYTPEQKTYITKIEKYRTEKNEEMKNDPSSPFNKKGKVEFHDLNYFDVDPSYVFRSMLYEYEPKDTVTIYGTKGEPRKAIRYGYVVITYQNKQYNINVYQGTTAGGETYYSIWFTDKTTNNESYGVGRYIDFEKVDDPNNEYEIDFNLAYNPYCAYSPNYSCAIPTKEDLIPIAIRAGEKKFHE from the coding sequence ATGAAAAGAAAGATTAAAATTTGTCATTCTGATCCCGACTTGTCGGGAGAAGAATCTCGATCTTTATTCGTGAGAAAGATTCTTCGTCGTTACACTCCTCAGAGTGACATAATCACATACTTAATAATGATTATTTTTTTATTCCTCATCAGTTGCGGAAAGAATTACACACCCGAACAGAAAACATATATTACAAAGATCGAAAAATACCGCACCGAGAAAAATGAAGAAATGAAAAACGATCCATCTTCACCATTTAACAAAAAAGGAAAAGTCGAATTCCACGATTTGAATTACTTTGATGTTGATCCTTCGTACGTTTTCAGAAGTATGCTTTATGAATATGAGCCGAAAGACACAGTTACAATTTACGGCACTAAAGGTGAGCCGAGGAAAGCAATACGCTATGGTTATGTTGTGATTACTTATCAAAACAAACAGTATAATATAAATGTCTATCAAGGAACGACAGCCGGTGGTGAAACTTATTATTCAATTTGGTTCACAGATAAAACCACGAACAATGAATCATACGGCGTTGGACGCTATATTGACTTTGAAAAAGTTGATGACCCAAACAATGAATATGAAATTGATTTTAACTTAGCATACAATCCATATTGTGCATATAGTCCAAATTACTCATGCGCAATTCCAACAAAAGAAGATCTCATCCCGATCGCAATTCGAGCGGGAGAGAAAAAATTTCATGAATAA
- a CDS encoding prephenate dehydrogenase/arogenate dehydrogenase family protein: MEIRKISIIGLGLIGGSIAKAIKNFSSTHFISGFDNPDILDKALEQKVIDKKLSSFEESLDADLIFLCLPVDASINVFEKLSEKINPNQILTDVCGVKSIFQEIWDKKERKGIYIGGHPMTGKEKGGFENSDPLLFENCVYILNESAKEFSVIDSFTEIIHQLGAKITFLNPKVHDIIVASVSHLPQLLSVSLINSAGLKGSNINFFDYAAGGFRDMTRIASSEFNVWEPVLRENRKNIIQAIDNFIFDLDQMKKSISNEDYKKLTEKFENARVKRDEIPKSNKGFINQIYDVFVFVKDEPGVISKISTALFENKINIKDIELLKIREGSGGTFRIAFESEVDAEKAKEIIEKIGFSTKI; encoded by the coding sequence TTGGAAATCCGAAAAATTTCAATAATAGGATTAGGATTGATCGGCGGTTCTATTGCGAAGGCAATTAAAAATTTTTCTTCAACTCATTTCATAAGCGGGTTTGACAATCCGGATATTCTCGATAAAGCTTTAGAACAAAAAGTTATTGATAAAAAACTTTCATCATTTGAAGAAAGTCTTGATGCAGATTTGATCTTTCTCTGTCTTCCTGTTGATGCATCAATAAATGTTTTTGAAAAACTCTCAGAAAAAATTAATCCAAATCAGATTTTGACCGATGTGTGCGGAGTGAAATCCATCTTCCAGGAAATTTGGGATAAGAAAGAACGGAAAGGGATTTACATCGGCGGACATCCGATGACCGGAAAAGAAAAAGGTGGATTTGAAAATTCTGATCCTCTTCTTTTTGAAAACTGTGTTTACATACTTAACGAATCTGCAAAAGAATTTTCGGTGATAGATTCATTCACAGAAATAATTCATCAGCTTGGTGCAAAAATCACTTTTCTAAATCCCAAAGTGCACGATATAATTGTTGCATCGGTCAGCCATCTTCCACAACTGTTATCCGTTTCGCTTATCAATTCGGCGGGATTAAAAGGAAGCAATATAAACTTTTTCGATTACGCTGCCGGCGGATTTAGAGATATGACCCGTATTGCTTCAAGCGAATTTAATGTTTGGGAACCCGTTCTACGTGAGAACAGAAAAAATATTATACAAGCGATTGATAATTTTATTTTTGATTTAGATCAAATGAAAAAATCAATCTCTAATGAAGATTATAAAAAGCTGACCGAAAAATTTGAAAATGCAAGAGTTAAACGCGATGAAATTCCGAAATCCAACAAAGGTTTCATCAACCAGATTTATGATGTTTTTGTTTTCGTAAAAGATGAACCGGGTGTAATAAGCAAAATTTCAACTGCACTATTTGAAAACAAGATCAACATTAAAGACATCGAGCTTCTGAAAATCCGTGAGGGTTCCGGCGGAACTTTTAGAATTGCTTTCGAAAGTGAAGTGGATGCTGAGAAAGCTAAAGAAATTATTGAGAAGATTGGGTTTTCAACTAAGATATAA
- the mutS gene encoding DNA mismatch repair protein MutS, producing MSITPLMAQYAKIKENYPDTILLFRMGDFFETFEEDAKTASKVLGITLTKRANGAAGEVPLAGFPHHAIDTYLPKLVRAGYRVAVCEQMENPKFAKGIVKREVIEVVTPGVAISDKLLDHKKNNYLLSVYIEDEIAGIAFCDISTGEFSTFEFNRTELSQQLGSINPSEILIPKKLKNELEPLIHKAVPSARITKIDDWIFNYDYCTELLMNHFNTKTLKGFGIENLRIAISSAGAALNYLRETQKANLTHLNKISRHNPSDYMILDYSTKKNLEIMFTMQEGEREGSLISILDKTLTSMGARMLKKWISAPLTKLEPIIKRQESIEALLQNKILRKNLQNELKEIGDLERLISKICTGRVNPRELLNLKTSLKKIPLIKQLLDQTSVETLTAINQRLNSLDKLVEKIELAISDDPPLAISDGGVIRNGFSPELDELRGLSTNAKDWIATLQKTERERTKISSLKVSYNKVFGYYIEISNANKDKVPENYIRKQTLVNNERFITPELKEYEDKILNAEENIANLEYQLFDQVRLDVASETEAVQENAKLIAMLDCYQSFSECADEYKYVRPQLDESDSLEIIDGRHPVVERILPPGEKFTPNSSKLSSSDEQIIILTGPNMAGKSVYLRQVGLIVLMAQIGSFVSATSAKIGLVDRIFTRVGASDNISAGESTFLVEMQEAANILNNASSKSLILLDEIGRGTSTFDGISIAWAITEYLHENPNLTAKTLFATHYHELNEMATLFPRIKNFKVEVREYGDKVIFLHKVSSGGADHSYGIQVGQMAGLPLFVTNRAKEILANLESKELTPYEMKKAKLAKLKGQDDFQISLFEMKDEELRKQISDISINSLTPLEALNKLSELKKKIDEKKD from the coding sequence ATGTCCATTACACCTTTAATGGCGCAATATGCCAAGATAAAAGAAAATTATCCCGATACCATTTTGCTTTTCCGAATGGGAGATTTCTTTGAAACTTTTGAGGAGGATGCAAAAACTGCTTCCAAAGTTTTGGGCATTACTCTTACAAAACGTGCCAATGGCGCCGCTGGCGAGGTTCCGCTTGCCGGATTTCCGCATCATGCAATTGATACCTATTTACCAAAACTGGTACGTGCCGGTTACCGCGTTGCTGTCTGCGAGCAGATGGAAAATCCGAAGTTTGCTAAAGGGATTGTTAAGCGTGAAGTTATTGAAGTTGTTACCCCGGGAGTTGCAATATCTGATAAACTTCTCGATCATAAAAAAAATAATTATTTACTCTCGGTTTACATTGAAGATGAAATTGCCGGAATTGCATTCTGCGATATATCTACCGGTGAGTTTTCAACTTTTGAATTCAATAGAACTGAATTATCACAACAACTTGGTTCGATCAATCCTTCTGAGATATTAATTCCAAAAAAACTTAAGAATGAACTTGAACCGCTGATTCACAAAGCTGTTCCATCTGCACGAATAACAAAAATTGATGATTGGATTTTCAATTACGATTACTGTACTGAACTATTGATGAATCATTTCAACACAAAAACGTTGAAGGGATTTGGTATCGAGAATTTACGAATCGCGATTAGCTCCGCCGGTGCTGCTCTAAATTATTTGCGCGAAACTCAAAAAGCTAATCTTACACATTTAAATAAAATTTCGCGGCATAATCCTTCCGATTACATGATCTTAGATTATTCAACTAAAAAAAATTTAGAGATCATGTTCACAATGCAGGAAGGTGAACGTGAAGGATCATTGATTTCAATTCTTGATAAGACCTTAACTTCAATGGGCGCACGGATGCTCAAGAAATGGATCTCCGCTCCATTAACAAAATTAGAACCTATCATCAAACGCCAGGAATCAATAGAAGCACTTTTACAAAATAAAATTCTTAGAAAAAATTTACAGAATGAATTAAAAGAGATTGGCGATTTAGAAAGATTGATTTCTAAAATATGTACCGGAAGAGTTAACCCGCGTGAATTGTTAAATCTAAAAACGTCTCTCAAAAAAATTCCGCTGATCAAACAACTTTTAGACCAAACTTCAGTAGAAACACTCACAGCAATAAATCAACGACTTAACTCTCTTGATAAACTTGTAGAGAAAATTGAACTGGCAATTTCTGATGACCCGCCTCTTGCAATTTCTGATGGTGGTGTAATTCGCAATGGCTTTAGTCCTGAGCTGGATGAATTAAGAGGACTTTCTACAAATGCGAAAGATTGGATTGCAACTCTTCAAAAAACGGAACGAGAACGGACGAAAATCTCTTCACTTAAAGTTAGTTACAATAAAGTATTCGGTTATTACATTGAGATCAGCAATGCCAACAAAGATAAAGTTCCGGAGAACTACATCCGCAAACAAACTCTAGTTAATAACGAAAGATTTATTACTCCTGAACTAAAAGAGTACGAAGATAAAATTCTGAATGCAGAAGAAAACATTGCTAATCTGGAATATCAACTTTTCGATCAAGTTAGATTAGATGTGGCATCGGAGACAGAAGCAGTTCAAGAAAATGCTAAATTGATTGCGATGCTTGATTGTTACCAATCATTTTCGGAATGTGCCGACGAATATAAATATGTCCGTCCGCAGCTTGATGAATCCGATTCACTCGAAATAATAGACGGACGTCATCCGGTTGTTGAAAGAATTTTACCTCCGGGAGAAAAATTTACTCCAAACAGTTCTAAACTTTCTTCATCAGACGAGCAGATAATAATTCTTACCGGACCAAACATGGCGGGTAAATCAGTTTATCTCCGTCAAGTTGGACTGATAGTATTGATGGCGCAGATTGGTTCTTTTGTTTCCGCAACATCGGCAAAGATCGGTTTAGTAGATAGAATTTTCACACGTGTTGGCGCGAGCGATAACATCTCAGCAGGCGAATCAACTTTTCTTGTTGAGATGCAGGAAGCTGCAAATATTTTGAACAATGCTTCAAGTAAGAGTTTAATTTTGCTTGATGAAATCGGACGCGGGACAAGTACATTTGATGGAATATCAATCGCATGGGCAATAACAGAATATCTACATGAGAATCCGAATCTTACTGCAAAGACTTTATTCGCTACTCATTATCACGAGTTAAATGAAATGGCAACTTTATTCCCTCGTATCAAAAATTTCAAAGTTGAAGTCCGTGAGTACGGTGATAAAGTAATTTTCTTACACAAAGTTTCTTCCGGCGGTGCCGATCATAGTTATGGAATTCAAGTTGGACAAATGGCGGGCTTGCCTCTGTTTGTTACTAACCGTGCTAAAGAAATTCTTGCTAATTTAGAGAGTAAAGAATTAACTCCTTATGAAATGAAGAAAGCTAAACTTGCAAAGCTTAAAGGACAAGATGATTTTCAGATCAGTCTGTTTGAAATGAAGGACGAAGAATTAAGAAAACAAATTTCTGATATTTCGATAAACAGTTTAACTCCGCTTGAAGCATTGAATAAACTAAGTGAATTAAAGAAGAAGATTGATGAAAAGAAAGATTAA
- the aroF gene encoding 3-deoxy-7-phosphoheptulonate synthase has product MVVILEKNATESQIENVIKHLEGFGFQIHKSIGTERTILGAIGVKPNFDTRNISILDGVDEVYRVTTPYKLSSRSFHEANTVIKVKDVELGGNQIVMIAGPCSIENEDQIFRLAKVVAKSGAKILRGGAFKPRTSPYSFQGLGEEGLKLIRGAADENNLLVVTEVMQIEQIELIDRYTDIFQLGARNMQNFSLLKELGKTTRPVMVKRGIAATIEEWLMSAEYLLNGGNKNIFLCERGIRTFENYTRNTFDLSAIPVVHKKSHLPIIADPSHATGLRDQVPPMARAAVAAGADGIMIEIHDDPENALSDGPQALLPNTYLKLMDELRLIALAIGRKL; this is encoded by the coding sequence TTGGTTGTAATCTTAGAAAAAAACGCAACAGAATCTCAGATAGAAAATGTGATCAAACACCTTGAAGGATTTGGATTTCAGATTCACAAATCTATAGGAACTGAACGGACTATTCTCGGAGCTATTGGAGTAAAACCAAACTTCGACACTCGCAACATCAGCATACTTGACGGAGTAGATGAAGTTTACCGTGTTACAACTCCTTACAAACTTTCAAGCAGAAGTTTTCACGAAGCTAACACAGTTATAAAGGTTAAAGATGTTGAGTTAGGCGGGAATCAAATTGTAATGATTGCAGGTCCGTGTTCGATCGAAAATGAAGATCAAATTTTCCGTTTGGCAAAAGTTGTTGCAAAATCCGGTGCAAAGATTTTAAGAGGCGGCGCTTTCAAACCGCGCACTTCGCCTTATTCATTTCAAGGTCTTGGTGAAGAAGGATTAAAATTAATCCGCGGCGCTGCTGATGAAAATAATTTGTTAGTTGTTACAGAAGTAATGCAGATCGAACAGATAGAATTAATTGACAGATATACCGATATCTTTCAGCTTGGCGCACGCAACATGCAAAATTTTTCTTTGCTGAAAGAATTAGGTAAGACAACAAGACCTGTAATGGTTAAACGCGGCATTGCCGCAACAATTGAAGAGTGGCTGATGTCGGCGGAATATCTTTTAAATGGCGGGAACAAAAATATTTTCCTGTGCGAGCGCGGAATTAGAACGTTTGAGAATTATACACGCAATACATTTGATCTATCGGCAATTCCAGTCGTACATAAAAAAAGTCATTTGCCTATTATAGCCGATCCTTCACACGCTACAGGATTACGAGATCAGGTTCCACCAATGGCTCGCGCCGCCGTTGCAGCCGGAGCTGATGGAATTATGATCGAGATCCATGACGATCCCGAAAACGCTTTATCAGACGGCCCTCAAGCGCTTCTTCCCAACACTTATCTAAAATTAATGGATGAGTTACGATTGATCGCTCTAGCAATTGGAAGGAAACTATAA